The genomic window ATTTATCCATTACATTCATTTTTAAAGCGCCCCTTTCTCTATATTTTCAGTGAGATTTCCGCCCCGTTCCTTATGGCCTCAACGGCTGTGGCCACCACATTGCAGTCGCCCACAAAGGTGTATTTTTCATGGCCTTTTAATTTTGCAAAGGTTTCATCAGGCTTGTTGCCCACCGCCAGGACAACATCGTCAAACTCCAGCAGCTTTTCGACACCATCTACAGTATATGACAGCTTTTTCCGGACCATACGGTCTATCTTCGCCTTTGTAACTACATTTACATGTAGCTCTTTTAATCTTTTTAAAAGAAGCTTTTTTACCATCGGAAATACCCCGGCAGCCACATCCTCTTGCATTTCCAGTACTGTGACATCCTTGCCTCTTTGGGCAAGAAACTCTGCAGTCTCAAGGCCTGTGAGTCCACCGCCGATTACTAAGATATTCTTACCTTCAGGCACATGGCCTTCCAGCACATCCACGGCCTGGCAAGGTGCCGCATACATGGCCATATCAAGTTTTGCCGGGACTGAACCTGTGGCGATTATAACCCTGTCAAAGTCCATAGCCTCCATCCCTGCGGGGGTAATGTTCGTATTCAGGTGCACTCTGACGCCGTATCTTTCCAGGTCCTTTTTAAGATATTCTACTACCCTGCCGATTTCCTTTTTGCAAGGCGGTATGCTGGCTACATTGATCTGGCCGCCGAGTTTTTCGCCTTTTTCAAAGAGCTCTACTCTATGGCCTTTTCTGGCGAGATAAGCGGCAGCAGCCATACCCGCCGGGCCTCCGCCTATCACGGCAATATTTAAAGGCTTTTCTGCCTTTACTTCAAACTCTGACTCTCTTCCTACTTCGGGATTTATCATACAGGACACAGGCATTCCTTTCAGGATATACGCTATGCAAGCCTGATTGCAGTGGATGCAATACCTTATATCTTCGGTACGGCCTTCCCTGATTTTGGCGACACAGTCAGGATCTCCTATAAGCCCCCTGGCAATGCCGATGAAGTCAGCTGTGCCATCCTTTAAAATCTTTTCCCAATCCGATGCCTCGCCAAGTTTATCTGCGGCTATCACCGGTATTTTTACACTACCTTTAATTCTCCCGGCATATTTCACCAGAGGCCTGTCCTCAATGCCCATGGGGGATATATGGTATTCCGAAGTGGCCCCCACCCCAGCGGAAACATTGAGGCCGTCGGTACCGCTTTGTTCCAGCATCTTCGCAAATTTGACGCTTTCCTCGATGCTAAATCCTCCAGGTGTAAAATCATCGCCGTTTATTCTGCACAGGACCGCAATATCGGGCACTTCGGCCTTGACGGTTTGCAATATCTCCAGGGCAAAGCGAGTCCTGCCTTCAAAACTCCCGCCGTATTCATCGGTCCTCCTGTTGACATCCGGGGATAAAAACTGATTTACAAACCATCCGTGGGCAAAGTGAAGTTCCACCAGGTCAAAGCCCGCCTCTTTTGCCCTGGCCGCTGCCCGGGCAAAGTCCTCCACGAATCCCCGCACCTGCTCCTTTGAAAAGTCTACAGGGTTATACTTTGGATTGTGCATGGCAAGCTGTATTCCTGCTTTTGCCCCATTTTTATGGATTACCTGTGCCAGCCGGGCAAGGCCGGCGATTTTTTCATCATCATCTATTCCCAGTTGATTTACAAAAAACTTACCCAGTTTATTTACATAGCTTGCCCCTACAATGACCAGGGAAACATCCCTGGACCTTCTGTCATAATATGCTATTTCCCTATCGCTTACAAACCCGTCCCGGGCAAGATTTGTTACCGTAGGCAACATGACCAGCCGGTTTTTTAATGGGAGATTGCCTATTTTATATGGTTCAAATAACATTTTTATCACCTCAAATACTAATTATAAACCATGTAGTTGCATTAGTAAAATAATATGATATTATTAAATATATAAGTTATTACTTATGAGGTGGTTTTAATTGAATTTTAAAAAATTGAAGGTCTTTACCACAGTATGCGACTGCGGCAGCATGTCCGGGGCGGCCAAAAAACTTTATATGACCCAGCCCGCAGTAAGCCAGGCCATTCTGGAACTGGAGGAGGAGCTTGATGTCCACCTCTTTGACAGGATAAATAAAAAGCTCCTGTTGACATACCCGGGAGAAGTCTTACTGGAATATGCCAGGAGAATCCTTGTCCTGGTGGAGGAGGCGCAGAGCACCATGAAAGATATCGCCAACATGAACACCGGCAAATTGCGCATAGGGGCCAGCACCACCATCGGCACCTACTTGCTGCCCGAAATAATCAGGACTTTTGGCCAGAAATTTAAAAACATAGATATACCATTTGCCATCGACAATACCGGAGTCATAGAAAAAATGCTGCTGGAAAACAGCATCGACATCGGCCTGGTGGAAGGCCCCATACACTCAAAAGAGATCATCGTTAAACCTTATATGGACGACGAGCTTTTCATAATATGTTCCAAAAATCACCCCTGGGCCGCAAGAAAGAGAATCGGTCCAGGGACAATATCAGAGCAAAACATCATAATACGTGAACAGGGCAGCGGCACTCGGGAAGTTTTTGAAAACACTATGTCAAAACATAATATCCCCTACAGTATAAAGCACGTGCTGAACAACACCGAAGCTATAAAAAAGGCCGTAGAAGCGAATATAGGAGTTTCTGTGGTGTCGGAAATAGCCATAAAAGAAGAAATTAAAAGCGGCAGGTTAGTAAAAATTAATTTAGAGGGCGTAAGGTTCTTAAGAAAGTTCAACATAATCTACCACAAGGACAAATATCATTCAAAACTCTTCGAGGAATTTTTGAGGCATCTATGTTCGGGCAATTTTTGACATTTAGCTCCTCCCAATACCTCCACATCATAACCCCGGCGCGCAATTAGAAGCTCGCCGCATTTTGGGCAATAGGTGTTGCTGCCTTCCTCATCTACCACATTTCCGGTGTAGACATAATCCAGGTATTTCATAGCAATTTTCCTTGCCCGCCGGATGGTCTCCACCGGCGTGGGCGGGAGGTCCAGCTTGAAATTGGGGAAGTAGCGGGTAAGGTGAAGCGGAATATCTTTTCTCAAAGAGGCCAGCCATTTTGCTAGAGCCTCTACTTCATCCTCACCGTCGTTCATACCGGGTATGAGGAGGGTGGTTATCTCCACATGACAGGATTTCTGGGCTATTTCCACCGTCCGCTTCACCGGAGATAGCTTCCCGAAGGTTATGTCCGTGTAAAAATCCTCGGTATATGCCTTCACATCAATATTCATGGCGTCTATAAAGGGCAGCAATTTTTCCAGCGGTTCCTTTTCGATAAAACCGTTGGTCACCAGGACATTCTTTAATCCCTTTTCCCTGGCCAGACGGGCACATTCTATCACATATTCGTACCATATCGTGGGCTCATTATATGTGTAAGCTATGCCTATATTGTCCTTCTGTCTTGATGCCACATTAACCAATTCTTCGGCGCTTATCTCTTCCGTCGGAACTTCGGTAAGCTGTGCAATCTGCCAGTTCTGGCAGAACTTGCACCGGAAATTGCATCCGAAGCTCCCTACTGAAAATATCCAGCTTCCAGGAAAGAAGTGATAAAGGGGCTTTTTTTCTATTGGGTCCATGCCCCAGGAGGACACCTTAGCGTAATTTGCGGAATAAAGAGTGCCATCTTTGTTTTTTCTTACTCTGCATGTCCCGGCCCTGCCTGGAGCAATCCTGCAATGATGGGGGCAAAGGAAACAGTGGACCATGCCATTCTCTGTTCTTTCAAAGAACAACGCCTCTTTCATTTCCCATTTCCTTTCTCATATATTGGCTTTATTTTCGACGCGACCCTCAATAATGCCTCACCACTTCAAACCTCTCCAGCTTATAATCTTCATCGGGGCTGATGCCCGCCTTCCTCAAGGCTATACTTATCTGCTCCTCCACCGTATCGACACCCTCCAGGTCCGGCAAAAGCAATCCCGACCTGAAGCCCTTTCTCACTATAACACCGTACCTTTTCGGGTCCAGTTTATCCGGTGAATCGATGGGCTCGGGTCTCGTGAGCACATCCACCGAATATGTGAGCTCGGGCAGCTCCTCGGGCTCTACGGGTTCGAACCTGGGGTCCTCGCACCCCGCGCTGATAGCGTTTTGCCGTATTTCCTCCGCTATGTTTTTCTTTGTGGGCAAAAAGGTCCCGATGCACCCCCGAAGTTCGCCGTGTTTTTTGATGGATACGAATACACCCGCCCTTTCTGACAGCATTTCCTCCGGCAGGTCTTTTGGGAATTCCGGCATCCTGCCTTCTTTCACATAGGTCTCCAGAGTTTGCCGTGCAAGCCTCACATAAGCGTCTTCGTTTTTTCTCCGCTTCTCTATTTCTTCGCGCCTTCTGTCATAGAGTTTTTTCAAAATGCTCTCTCCTTTCCCTGCCGGGTGAAAGGCAGCTACGCAGTATCCTACGCCAAAAGGGCCCTCATAGGAAAGCACCCGGGGTTGAACTTTATATCCATCCAGGGCTCCCATCATTATCCACAGGGATCTTAACCCGCATTCCCCGGCCTTTTCTATTAAGCCAGGCTCAAGGGCGGCTATCGCCTCCACATCAAACTCCTTTAGCAAGGATATAAGCTTCAGGTCAAAGTCCTTTGCATGAGGGCTGTATCCTGCCGGAGCATCGGGTGTGAGCCTGTGGGAAAGGTCCCCGCTGGCCACGATCACAACCTTTTTGTCAAGAGATTCTGCAGCCTCCCGTATTATCCTTCCGAAGGCATAAAGGTCTTCGTAGGGCAACAGGCCGTATGCCATGGGCAGAAGTTTAAAGCTTGAAGTGAATTGTGTAACAAAATAAATGGGCACCATGACACCGTGGTCCAGCTCCTGTCTTGTTCCGTACCTTGAAAGGTGAATTTCGCTAGATTTTACAGCGGGTATACCTTTTTTCTGCGCTATCTCACAAATTTCCCGCTTTAAATCCTCATCACTTTGAAATTCCATTTTCACCCCGGGGGCGCCGAAGGATGAAAGACTACCTTTGAGTGGAAAGTCGTAAATGCAGACGGCATCTTGAAAGACTGGTCCATGAGGTGAAATCAATACCAGCGTGTCGGGAGCAAGTTCCCGGATTTCCCTTCCCACCTCCTTTGCCGCTTCAATGGAAGATGTAGTCATCTGGGTCTCCCTTCCTCCTACTTCTTTCACCATGATAGGAGGATGAGGCATCAGGTAAGCCGACAGTATACCCATTTTTAAAAACCTCCCTTTTTTATAGTATTTCTTCTCCAAGTGCGGAAGCTATCAAACCCACCGCCACTTTAGCAGTTTCATTGCCCCGGTCCAGAATGGGATTGACCTCCACGAATTCCAGGGAGCGGATAATACCCGATTCCGCCAGCATTTCCATGGCCAGGGCCGCTTCCCGGTAAGTGATACCACCTCTTACCGGTGTCCCGACTCCCGGCGCCACCATGGGATCCAGCACATCCATGTCAAAACTCAGGTGAACCCCTGCCGTCCCCCCGCCGGCAAGTTTAATGGCTTTTTTCATGACATTCCTCATGCCGCACTGGTCTATGTCATTCATGGTGAAAACATTAATGCCTGATTCTCTTATGAGCCTTTTTTCGTCCCGATCTATTGACCTTACCCCGATAAGTACGGTGTTTTCCGGCAGCACCTTTGGCGAAAAACCTCCTACATTGGTGAGGGCCTCATGGCCCAGGCCCAGGCTGGCCGCCAGTATCATGCCGTGGATATTGCCTGAAGGCGTTGTATCCTGGGTATTAAAATCCCCATGGGCGTCAATCCAGATGAGTCCTATCTTTTTTAAAACTCTACTTACCCCCGTCACCGACCCCAGGGCTATGCTGTGGTCACCTCCCAGCACCAGAGGTTTAAATCCATCCTCTATAGCACCACTTACCGCATCGGCTGTACGCTCCGAAGATTCCACGATTTCATGGAGATATTTTAATTTTTCATCCTTAATTTTCCTGCTCTCTGGATTTGGAACCTCAATGTTTCCTCCATCCTCCACTATTATACCATTTTCTTCTAAACGCTGCTGAAGATGTGCATATCTTATGGCGCTGGGCCCCATGTCCACGCCGCGCCGGTCTGCCCCCAGGTCCATGGGGACACCAATAATTCTTACTTTCATCTAGACACCTCTTTTTTAAATTCGGAATCAATCATTTATAATATATCCCCGACAATTCCATTTTAACAGTTTTTCTATTTTCTGGCTCGTATAAAGAGATAATTTTTTAGAAATAATCTACATAAAATATCTTTTAGGTATTGATATTTTTTTAACATAGTATTATAATTATAGTCGAAGATAGTTATAAATTTCACAAGGAGGTTATTAAAATGTGGGAGGCAAAAATAAGTCCTAACAAGGTCTTCGAGCTTCGCTGCAAGAACACCACTTATTTTGGTATAGGGAGCATAAAAAAGATAAAAGACATCCTGGAAGTTCTCAAAAATAAAGGTATAAACAATGTCATCCTTGTGACCGGAAAAGGTTCATACAAGGCCAGTGGAGCCTGGGATGTTATAAAACCCGCCCTTGAGGAAGCCGGATTTAAATACACCCTTTATGATAAAGTTGGACCCAATCCCACCGTGGACATGATCGATGAAGCGGCCAAAATGGGCCGGGAAGCCGGGGCAAAGGCCGTCATCGGCATCGGCGGCGGAAGCCCCATCGACACCGCCAATAGTGTGGCCGTACTGCTGGAATACACTGGTAAAAATGCAAGAGAGCTTTATGAACAGAAATTCGGCCCCGAAAAGGCGGTCCCCATTATAGCCATAAACCTTACCCATGGCACCGGCACCGAGGTAGACAGGTTCGCAGTGGCCACCATCCCCGAGAAGAACTACAAACCAGCTATAGCTTATGACTGCATTTATCCCATGTATGCCATAGATGACCCCGCCCTCATGACAAAGCTTGATAAAAAACAGACAATAGCAGTCACCGTAGATGCTTTAAACCACATTACCGAAGCCGCCACCACCCTTGTAGCATCGCCTTACAGCATCCTCACGGCAAAAGAGACGGTGAGGCTGATAGTTCGCTACCTCCCCGCCGCGGTAAATGACCCCGAAAACCTTGTGGCAAGATATTACCTGCTATACGCTTCTGCTTTGGCCGGAATCTCCTTTGACAACGGCCTCCTGCACCTCACCCATGCCCTGGAGCACCCCCTGAGTGCGGTAAAACCCGAGATAGCTCACGGTCTCGGCCTTGGAGCCATACTGCCTGCAGTGGTAAAGACTATTTATCCTGCCGTTTCAGAGGTGCTGGCCGACTTATACAGCCCCATGGTGCCCGGCCTTAAAGGTCTGCCTGCCGAAGCGGAATATGTGGCCAAAAAGGTGGAAGAATGGCTCTTTAATGTGGGATGCACCCAAAAACTTTCGGATTTTGGATTTACAAAAGATGATGTCCCGACTCTGGTAAAGCTGGCCAAAACTACGCCATCTCTGGATGGATTGCTTTCCATAGCGCCGGTGGATGCCACTGAAGCCGTTATCGCAAAGATTTACGAAGAATCTCTTTAACCCCACAGGCCTTCGGCCATGATATATAAGGCTAAGGCGCCAAAAGGCGCCTCTTTTTTATTGACCGGACTTTATTGGGCCCAATTCATCCCCATTTACAGTGATTTTGCGGATTGTAGGTCGATAGACATATTGAAAAATCAAATATCCCGTAAGCGGTATCAGTGAAAGTATCATGTATAACCATTTAAAGCTGATAAACTTGCTGAGCCCGCCCAGCAAAGCTCCTGCCGCGACCCCCATGTCAAATCCTGCAGAAAAAATGCCTATGGCCATACCCCGCGATAGTCCAGGGATATTAAGCACTAAAACGGATGTTAAAATGGGAAAGAGGATGGCAAATCCAAAACCGTAAATCAGCGCTACAACCACGAGCTGGTAAAAATTTCGAACTATGCTCATGGCCAGAAAAGACAGTGTCATCAATACCATGGAAAGAGCCACCAGGGATTCGAGATACCTCTTGCTCCAGGATCCCATTATGAGCCGTGAAATTACCACGACACTCGTGTTAATCAGGAAAAAATACTCTATACCAGCTATACCCCTTTCATGAGCAAACACAGGCAGCATGGCCGAGATTGCCCCAAAAGTTATCATTCCACAAAAGAGGACAATTGTGGGCAGGTAAACATATTTGTGTAGAAGTATCTCCATGAAATTTGAGCTCTCGGGGGCTTTCCTACCTGTTCTTATATCCGTAAGCAAAAAGGCCAGTATAAGTGCAATCAGTCCTGTTATAACTGTGGCTATTACTGCGCCATTGAAGCCTGTAATATCCATCAGCTTTATTCCCAGAGCCGGCGCTATACCTTTAGCTATGGTAAAGGATATGCTGTTGAGTCCCATAAACTGGGCAATAGTTTCAGCCGAAGATATATCCGTAGTAAATGTGGCCGATGCCACAGTAAATGCACCTATGGTAAGACCATATATCAGCTGAGCCATTCCT from Biomaibacter acetigenes includes these protein-coding regions:
- a CDS encoding FAD-dependent oxidoreductase, whose product is MLFEPYKIGNLPLKNRLVMLPTVTNLARDGFVSDREIAYYDRRSRDVSLVIVGASYVNKLGKFFVNQLGIDDDEKIAGLARLAQVIHKNGAKAGIQLAMHNPKYNPVDFSKEQVRGFVEDFARAAARAKEAGFDLVELHFAHGWFVNQFLSPDVNRRTDEYGGSFEGRTRFALEILQTVKAEVPDIAVLCRINGDDFTPGGFSIEESVKFAKMLEQSGTDGLNVSAGVGATSEYHISPMGIEDRPLVKYAGRIKGSVKIPVIAADKLGEASDWEKILKDGTADFIGIARGLIGDPDCVAKIREGRTEDIRYCIHCNQACIAYILKGMPVSCMINPEVGRESEFEVKAEKPLNIAVIGGGPAGMAAAAYLARKGHRVELFEKGEKLGGQINVASIPPCKKEIGRVVEYLKKDLERYGVRVHLNTNITPAGMEAMDFDRVIIATGSVPAKLDMAMYAAPCQAVDVLEGHVPEGKNILVIGGGLTGLETAEFLAQRGKDVTVLEMQEDVAAGVFPMVKKLLLKRLKELHVNVVTKAKIDRMVRKKLSYTVDGVEKLLEFDDVVLAVGNKPDETFAKLKGHEKYTFVGDCNVVATAVEAIRNGAEISLKI
- a CDS encoding selenium metabolism-associated LysR family transcriptional regulator → MNFKKLKVFTTVCDCGSMSGAAKKLYMTQPAVSQAILELEEELDVHLFDRINKKLLLTYPGEVLLEYARRILVLVEEAQSTMKDIANMNTGKLRIGASTTIGTYLLPEIIRTFGQKFKNIDIPFAIDNTGVIEKMLLENSIDIGLVEGPIHSKEIIVKPYMDDELFIICSKNHPWAARKRIGPGTISEQNIIIREQGSGTREVFENTMSKHNIPYSIKHVLNNTEAIKKAVEANIGVSVVSEIAIKEEIKSGRLVKINLEGVRFLRKFNIIYHKDKYHSKLFEEFLRHLCSGNF
- the amrS gene encoding AmmeMemoRadiSam system radical SAM enzyme, producing MKEALFFERTENGMVHCFLCPHHCRIAPGRAGTCRVRKNKDGTLYSANYAKVSSWGMDPIEKKPLYHFFPGSWIFSVGSFGCNFRCKFCQNWQIAQLTEVPTEEISAEELVNVASRQKDNIGIAYTYNEPTIWYEYVIECARLAREKGLKNVLVTNGFIEKEPLEKLLPFIDAMNIDVKAYTEDFYTDITFGKLSPVKRTVEIAQKSCHVEITTLLIPGMNDGEDEVEALAKWLASLRKDIPLHLTRYFPNFKLDLPPTPVETIRRARKIAMKYLDYVYTGNVVDEEGSNTYCPKCGELLIARRGYDVEVLGGAKCQKLPEHRCLKNSSKSFE
- the amrA gene encoding AmmeMemoRadiSam system protein A, coding for MGILSAYLMPHPPIMVKEVGGRETQMTTSSIEAAKEVGREIRELAPDTLVLISPHGPVFQDAVCIYDFPLKGSLSSFGAPGVKMEFQSDEDLKREICEIAQKKGIPAVKSSEIHLSRYGTRQELDHGVMVPIYFVTQFTSSFKLLPMAYGLLPYEDLYAFGRIIREAAESLDKKVVIVASGDLSHRLTPDAPAGYSPHAKDFDLKLISLLKEFDVEAIAALEPGLIEKAGECGLRSLWIMMGALDGYKVQPRVLSYEGPFGVGYCVAAFHPAGKGESILKKLYDRRREEIEKRRKNEDAYVRLARQTLETYVKEGRMPEFPKDLPEEMLSERAGVFVSIKKHGELRGCIGTFLPTKKNIAEEIRQNAISAGCEDPRFEPVEPEELPELTYSVDVLTRPEPIDSPDKLDPKRYGVIVRKGFRSGLLLPDLEGVDTVEEQISIALRKAGISPDEDYKLERFEVVRHY
- the rocF gene encoding arginase — protein: MKVRIIGVPMDLGADRRGVDMGPSAIRYAHLQQRLEENGIIVEDGGNIEVPNPESRKIKDEKLKYLHEIVESSERTADAVSGAIEDGFKPLVLGGDHSIALGSVTGVSRVLKKIGLIWIDAHGDFNTQDTTPSGNIHGMILAASLGLGHEALTNVGGFSPKVLPENTVLIGVRSIDRDEKRLIRESGINVFTMNDIDQCGMRNVMKKAIKLAGGGTAGVHLSFDMDVLDPMVAPGVGTPVRGGITYREAALAMEMLAESGIIRSLEFVEVNPILDRGNETAKVAVGLIASALGEEIL
- a CDS encoding iron-containing alcohol dehydrogenase; translated protein: MWEAKISPNKVFELRCKNTTYFGIGSIKKIKDILEVLKNKGINNVILVTGKGSYKASGAWDVIKPALEEAGFKYTLYDKVGPNPTVDMIDEAAKMGREAGAKAVIGIGGGSPIDTANSVAVLLEYTGKNARELYEQKFGPEKAVPIIAINLTHGTGTEVDRFAVATIPEKNYKPAIAYDCIYPMYAIDDPALMTKLDKKQTIAVTVDALNHITEAATTLVASPYSILTAKETVRLIVRYLPAAVNDPENLVARYYLLYASALAGISFDNGLLHLTHALEHPLSAVKPEIAHGLGLGAILPAVVKTIYPAVSEVLADLYSPMVPGLKGLPAEAEYVAKKVEEWLFNVGCTQKLSDFGFTKDDVPTLVKLAKTTPSLDGLLSIAPVDATEAVIAKIYEESL
- a CDS encoding MFS transporter, with product MKFDRNMKNFALVLAATIAFISTYYLMMPVIPSYMLQKGFDNMTIGLVVFFFSVSSLIARPLGGIWVEKMGSRKLMLISIMLFFITPVLVKLPLGVTGLGMAQLIYGLTIGAFTVASATFTTDISSAETIAQFMGLNSISFTIAKGIAPALGIKLMDITGFNGAVIATVITGLIALILAFLLTDIRTGRKAPESSNFMEILLHKYVYLPTIVLFCGMITFGAISAMLPVFAHERGIAGIEYFFLINTSVVVISRLIMGSWSKRYLESLVALSMVLMTLSFLAMSIVRNFYQLVVVALIYGFGFAILFPILTSVLVLNIPGLSRGMAIGIFSAGFDMGVAAGALLGGLSKFISFKWLYMILSLIPLTGYLIFQYVYRPTIRKITVNGDELGPIKSGQ